The genomic window GGCAGAGCGATATTGGCATTTTGGTGTCGCGCACACGCTGGTGGATTTCCGCCGAAGATTTGATCACGATTAGCAATGCTGCTGCGCTCGCCTTTGGCCAAAATAATCAGGCCAATCGCATGCGAATCGCCCGCGCAATCGACAACGGCTTGTTGGATTGGGTTCCCGATCCGTCGGTGGCCAATCCACAGCAAAATCGACGGGTTTTACGTTCGCAAGTCGAACGTTTGCGCGATTTGAGTCGTTTGCCTGAACTTGGCGATTAAAGGAGCAACGATGAATCAGCCAATTCCCCAAACTGCTAGTGAATTAGGCTTGATGCAGGGTTTTCCACCTAGCTCAAGTGTTGACCACGCCCAACAATTACTCAAACCCTATAATCGCTGGAGTTTCCAACATATTCAGTTGCTCAATCCAGTTGCCGATGTCTGGCGTGGCACTGAGCCAAGCAGCCCATTTGAGTATGATCTACACGATTTAGATTCAATAGCCTATAAAAATTATCTTGGGCAGGAATTGAGCTTTAATCATATGGTTGAGCAAAGCTACAGCGACGGCCTGATGGTTCTGCATCGCGGCAAGGTCATTTACGAACGCTATTTGAATGGTATGCAGCCGCACAGCTTGCATGCTTGGGCTTCAGGCAGCAAATCGGTCACTGGCACGTTGGCAGCGCTGCTGGTTGCTGAGCAAGTGCTTGATCCTCAGGTAACGGTTGCCGATTATTTGCCCGAACTGGCCAACAGTGGGTTTGGCGATGCAACCCTCGCTCATGTGCTGGGCATGAGCACGGCGGTAGGTTTTGCCGAGCAAACTGCTAATTTGGTTACCGAAAATTTCAAGTATGGAGTGGCCTTGGGCTGGAATCCGCGCCCAGCCGATTATCAAGGCCCAAACAATGTCTATGAATTTTTGCCAAGTATGCTGAAAATTGGCGAACATGGCCAACGCTTTACCTACCAAACTCCCAATACTGATGT from Chloroflexota bacterium includes these protein-coding regions:
- a CDS encoding beta-lactamase family protein — protein: MNQPIPQTASELGLMQGFPPSSSVDHAQQLLKPYNRWSFQHIQLLNPVADVWRGTEPSSPFEYDLHDLDSIAYKNYLGQELSFNHMVEQSYSDGLMVLHRGKVIYERYLNGMQPHSLHAWASGSKSVTGTLAALLVAEQVLDPQVTVADYLPELANSGFGDATLAHVLGMSTAVGFAEQTANLVTENFKYGVALGWNPRPADYQGPNNVYEFLPSMLKIGEHGQRFTYQTPNTDVLAWIIKRVLNCSLAEAVSHFIWQKLGAERDGLWVVDSACAETAGSGFCSTLRDMARFGQMLLKRGAFNGQQILPETAVLAIEAGGDQAAFGRSAIAHPSNANYSYNYQWWHTHNQYGAYIANGYGGQMLYIAPKADLVFAKMSSYPTPTPDGSEFYAAMGAIPSLITALQA